In Mycolicibacterium mucogenicum DSM 44124, the following are encoded in one genomic region:
- the clpS gene encoding ATP-dependent Clp protease adapter ClpS: MVLGASSSTVVARTSPATDVEEVAGLDSPWVTIVWDDPVNLMTYVTYVFQKLFGYSEMRATELMMQVHTEGRAVVSAGSRESMEVDVTKLHAAGLWATMQQDR; the protein is encoded by the coding sequence ATGGTTCTGGGTGCCAGCTCGTCGACGGTTGTCGCGCGGACGAGCCCGGCGACTGATGTCGAAGAGGTGGCCGGCCTGGACAGTCCGTGGGTGACCATCGTCTGGGACGACCCGGTGAATTTGATGACCTACGTGACGTACGTCTTCCAGAAGCTTTTCGGTTACAGCGAGATGCGTGCCACCGAGTTGATGATGCAGGTGCACACCGAGGGCAGGGCCGTCGTCTCGGCGGGCAGCCGGGAGTCGATGGAGGTCGACGTCACCAAACTGCACGCAGCCGGCCTGTGGGCAACCATGCAGCAGGACCGCTGA
- a CDS encoding DUF2017 domain-containing protein, with amino-acid sequence MRKWKRVNTSSGVRIKSGLEAHEVTMLRNLVGSLIEMLDDRESSSPRDELAELTGMKIGPSQAPGDDTMRRLLPDFYHDPATHPDGRAAGESLNGALRSLHEPTIVDAKRQAAQRLLDSLPDPAGKFELTEEQAEAWAAAINDVRLALGTMLDIGPDGPQHLSPDHPMAGHLEVYQWLTYLQEYLVLSLLDER; translated from the coding sequence GTGCGCAAGTGGAAGCGGGTCAACACGTCGTCGGGCGTGCGGATCAAGTCCGGTTTGGAAGCGCACGAGGTCACGATGTTGCGCAACCTGGTCGGCTCGCTCATCGAGATGCTCGACGACCGCGAATCCTCCTCACCGCGTGACGAACTCGCCGAACTGACCGGCATGAAGATCGGGCCGTCACAGGCGCCCGGCGACGACACCATGCGCCGGCTGCTGCCGGACTTCTACCACGATCCGGCCACGCATCCGGATGGTCGCGCCGCCGGTGAGAGCCTCAACGGTGCCCTGCGCAGCCTGCACGAACCCACCATCGTCGACGCCAAACGGCAAGCCGCCCAACGGCTTCTGGATTCGCTGCCGGACCCGGCCGGAAAATTCGAGCTGACCGAGGAACAGGCTGAGGCCTGGGCCGCCGCGATCAACGACGTCCGGCTGGCGCTCGGCACGATGCTCGACATCGGACCCGATGGGCCGCAACATCTTTCGCCGGACCATCCGATGGCCGGGCATCTGGAGGTGTATCAGTGGCTGACGTATCTGCAGGAGTACCTGGTGCTGAGCCTGCTGGACGAGCGGTGA